One genomic region from Nymphaea colorata isolate Beijing-Zhang1983 chromosome 10, ASM883128v2, whole genome shotgun sequence encodes:
- the LOC116262473 gene encoding uncharacterized protein LOC116262473 isoform X2: MAPSISRRRTVRSRCVRRRASWRPASSLSANQFTTTSQPTLGELTPLTDMSVVAVWFSLERETLLRIYLTILECNISLSRSREGKNKRKEEESDERTTIRGRKMKPSEDICLAHIWSKLIEMGASSPDCFWVSMLFSMKKSMYGMFCSRFGILFNPIGFFLQLLDRKPFDISLILACECIEE; encoded by the exons ATGGCTCCCTCAATTTCCAGGAGAAGGACGGTAAGATCACGCTGCGTGCGAAGAAGAGCAAGCTGGAGACCAGCGAG CTCTCTTTCGGCAAATCAGTTTACTACAACATCCCAACCAACCTTAGGAGAGCTAACTCCTTTGACGGACATGTCTGTTGTTGCAGTCTGGTTTTCTCTTGAAAG AGAAACCCTGCTTAGGATATATTTAACCATATTAGAGTGCAATATTTCCCTTTCACGTTCTAGggagggaaaaaataaaaggaaggaggaagaaagtgaCGAAAGAACTACAATTAGGGGCAGAAAGATGAAACCAAGTGAAGACATCTGTTTAG CACACATCTGGAGCAAATTGATCGAGATGGGTGCGTCTTCTCCGGATTGCTTTTGGGTTTCAATGTTATTCTCAATGAAAAAGTC CATGTACGGGATGTTTTGTAGCAGATTTGGCATCTTGTTCAACCCaattggtttctttcttcagCTTCTTGACCGGAAGCCATTTGACATTTCCTTGATATTAGCTTGCGAGTGTATAGAAGAATAG
- the LOC116262473 gene encoding uncharacterized protein LOC116262473 isoform X1, translated as MAPSISRRRTVRSRCVRRRASWRPASSLSANQFTTTSQPTLGELTPLTDMSVVAVWFSLERETLLRIYLTILECNISLSRSREGKNKRKEEESDERTTIRGRKMKPSEDICLVAHIWSKLIEMGASSPDCFWVSMLFSMKKSMYGMFCSRFGILFNPIGFFLQLLDRKPFDISLILACECIEE; from the exons ATGGCTCCCTCAATTTCCAGGAGAAGGACGGTAAGATCACGCTGCGTGCGAAGAAGAGCAAGCTGGAGACCAGCGAG CTCTCTTTCGGCAAATCAGTTTACTACAACATCCCAACCAACCTTAGGAGAGCTAACTCCTTTGACGGACATGTCTGTTGTTGCAGTCTGGTTTTCTCTTGAAAG AGAAACCCTGCTTAGGATATATTTAACCATATTAGAGTGCAATATTTCCCTTTCACGTTCTAGggagggaaaaaataaaaggaaggaggaagaaagtgaCGAAAGAACTACAATTAGGGGCAGAAAGATGAAACCAAGTGAAGACATCTGTTTAG TAGCACACATCTGGAGCAAATTGATCGAGATGGGTGCGTCTTCTCCGGATTGCTTTTGGGTTTCAATGTTATTCTCAATGAAAAAGTC CATGTACGGGATGTTTTGTAGCAGATTTGGCATCTTGTTCAACCCaattggtttctttcttcagCTTCTTGACCGGAAGCCATTTGACATTTCCTTGATATTAGCTTGCGAGTGTATAGAAGAATAG
- the LOC116262473 gene encoding uncharacterized protein LOC116262473 isoform X4, whose protein sequence is MAPSISRRRTVRSRCVRRRASWRPASSLSANQFTTTSQPTLGELTPLTDMSVVAVWFSLERETLLRIYLTILECNISLSRSREGKNKRKEEESDERTTIRGRKMKPSEDICLAHIWSKLIEMGASSPDCFWVSMLFSMKKSFGILFNPIGFFLQLLDRKPFDISLILACECIEE, encoded by the exons ATGGCTCCCTCAATTTCCAGGAGAAGGACGGTAAGATCACGCTGCGTGCGAAGAAGAGCAAGCTGGAGACCAGCGAG CTCTCTTTCGGCAAATCAGTTTACTACAACATCCCAACCAACCTTAGGAGAGCTAACTCCTTTGACGGACATGTCTGTTGTTGCAGTCTGGTTTTCTCTTGAAAG AGAAACCCTGCTTAGGATATATTTAACCATATTAGAGTGCAATATTTCCCTTTCACGTTCTAGggagggaaaaaataaaaggaaggaggaagaaagtgaCGAAAGAACTACAATTAGGGGCAGAAAGATGAAACCAAGTGAAGACATCTGTTTAG CACACATCTGGAGCAAATTGATCGAGATGGGTGCGTCTTCTCCGGATTGCTTTTGGGTTTCAATGTTATTCTCAATGAAAAAGTC ATTTGGCATCTTGTTCAACCCaattggtttctttcttcagCTTCTTGACCGGAAGCCATTTGACATTTCCTTGATATTAGCTTGCGAGTGTATAGAAGAATAG
- the LOC116262473 gene encoding uncharacterized protein LOC116262473 isoform X3 gives MAPSISRRRTVRSRCVRRRASWRPASSLSANQFTTTSQPTLGELTPLTDMSVVAVWFSLERETLLRIYLTILECNISLSRSREGKNKRKEEESDERTTIRGRKMKPSEDICLVAHIWSKLIEMGASSPDCFWVSMLFSMKKSFGILFNPIGFFLQLLDRKPFDISLILACECIEE, from the exons ATGGCTCCCTCAATTTCCAGGAGAAGGACGGTAAGATCACGCTGCGTGCGAAGAAGAGCAAGCTGGAGACCAGCGAG CTCTCTTTCGGCAAATCAGTTTACTACAACATCCCAACCAACCTTAGGAGAGCTAACTCCTTTGACGGACATGTCTGTTGTTGCAGTCTGGTTTTCTCTTGAAAG AGAAACCCTGCTTAGGATATATTTAACCATATTAGAGTGCAATATTTCCCTTTCACGTTCTAGggagggaaaaaataaaaggaaggaggaagaaagtgaCGAAAGAACTACAATTAGGGGCAGAAAGATGAAACCAAGTGAAGACATCTGTTTAG TAGCACACATCTGGAGCAAATTGATCGAGATGGGTGCGTCTTCTCCGGATTGCTTTTGGGTTTCAATGTTATTCTCAATGAAAAAGTC ATTTGGCATCTTGTTCAACCCaattggtttctttcttcagCTTCTTGACCGGAAGCCATTTGACATTTCCTTGATATTAGCTTGCGAGTGTATAGAAGAATAG
- the LOC116262473 gene encoding uncharacterized protein LOC116262473 isoform X5: MAPSISRRRTVRSRCVRRRASWRPASSLSANQFTTTSQPTLGELTPLTDMSVVAVWFSLERETLLRIYLTILECNISLSRSREGKNKRKEEESDERTTIRGRKMKPSEDICLVAHIWSKLIEMGASSPDCFWVSMLFSMKKSFRAGFATRLLHTSVSLIWF, translated from the exons ATGGCTCCCTCAATTTCCAGGAGAAGGACGGTAAGATCACGCTGCGTGCGAAGAAGAGCAAGCTGGAGACCAGCGAG CTCTCTTTCGGCAAATCAGTTTACTACAACATCCCAACCAACCTTAGGAGAGCTAACTCCTTTGACGGACATGTCTGTTGTTGCAGTCTGGTTTTCTCTTGAAAG AGAAACCCTGCTTAGGATATATTTAACCATATTAGAGTGCAATATTTCCCTTTCACGTTCTAGggagggaaaaaataaaaggaaggaggaagaaagtgaCGAAAGAACTACAATTAGGGGCAGAAAGATGAAACCAAGTGAAGACATCTGTTTAG TAGCACACATCTGGAGCAAATTGATCGAGATGGGTGCGTCTTCTCCGGATTGCTTTTGGGTTTCAATGTTATTCTCAATGAAAAAGTC TTTTAGAGCCGGTTTTGCAACTCGTCTTCTGCACACATCAGTGTCTCTAATTTGGTTTTAG